The genomic stretch TTAAATGCTCCCAATAAAAAAGTTGTTACTGTAGATTTTTCGAACCCTACACCAAAAAATTGGCAAGATTTTATACCAGAAACAGAACATGTTTTAGCTATTTCTAAAGGTGCAAATTATTTGTTTGCAAATTATATGGTAGATGCGGTTTCTAAAGTTTTTCAATTCAATTTTAATGGCGAACTTATAAGAGAAATTTCTCTACCAGGTATTGGTTCTGTTGCGGGTTTCGGTGGAAAAATAAGAGCTAAAGAATTGTATTTTTCTTTTACGAATTACAACACTCCGAATTCGTCTTATAAATTCAATCCAGAAGATGGCTCTTACCAAACATATTGGAAACCAAAAGTGGCTTTTAATACTGATGATTATATAAGCAAACAAGTTTTTTATCCGTCTAAAGATGGCACTAAAATTCCGATGATTATTACACACAAAAAAGGAATTGAGTTAAATGGGAAAAATCCTACTATTTTGTATGGTTATGGCGGTTTTAATGTAAGTTTAACGCCTAGTTTTAGTATTGCAAATTTAGTTTGGATGGAGCAAGGTGGTGTGTATGCTGTTGCGAACTTGAGAGGTGGCGGAGAATATGGTAAAAAATGGCACAACGCGGGTATAAAACTTAAAAAGCAAAATGTTTTTGATGATTTTATTGCGGCGGCAGAGTTTTTAATTGATAATAAATATACTTCATCAGAATTTTTAGCAATTCGTGGTGGCTCTAATGGCGGACTTTTAGTTGGCGCAATTCTTACACAAAAACCAACTTTGGCAAAAGTTGCATTACCTGCTGTTGGGGTTTTAGACATGTTGCGTTATCATACATTTACTGCAGGCGCAGGTTGGGCATACGATTACGGTACTGCAAATGACAACAAAGAGATGTTTGACTATTTAAAAGGATATTCGCCTGTACATAATGTAAAAAAAGGAACTGCATATCCTGCAACATTAATTACTACCGGAGATCATGATGATAGAGTTGTACCAGCGCATAGTTTTAAATTTGCGGCAGAATTACAAGAAAAACATACGGGTAAAAATCCTACATTAATAAGAATAGAAACCAATGCTGGCCACGGAGCCGGAACACCTATTGCAAAGACAATAGAACAATATGCAGATATTTTTGGTTTTACTTTATTTAATATGGGCTTTAAAAAACTGCCTAAAAACCTACAAAACAGCTGATAAATTTAAAATAAAACTTTTTTAATTATTTAATTACCTTTGGTAATAATCAATAAGGTAATTACAAAAGTTAAAAAGATGTAACATTATATTTTTTAAGACACTAATTATCATAACACTCAAATTACACAAATAATGAAAACATTTAACAAGGTTCTTTTTACAACTGCAATTGCATCTTTTGCTTTTGTTGCTTGTAAAGAAGAAAAGCCAGAAGAAAGATCTGCCGGTATTATTATTGAAAACATGGATACTTCTGTAAAAGCATCTGACGATTTTTTTAGACACGTAAACGGTACTTGGATCGATAAAACAGAAATTCCAGAAGACAGAACATCTTGGGGTGGTTTTGGTGAGCTACGTAAAAAAACAGATGAAGATGTTTTAACTATTTTAAATGATGCCATAGCGCAAAAAGATTTTCCGAAGATAAAAGATGCACAAGGAAATGAAATAGATTCAGATCAAGAAAAAGCAGTAAACTATTACCAAACAATAATGGATACTGTTGCTAGAAACAAACAAGGTAAAGCACCTGTTATGCCTTTTTTAGCTAAAATAGAAGAAATAAAAACAAAGAAAGATGTACAAAACTACATTACCAATATGGCGCCTTATGGTGGTGCTGGTTTTTATGGTTTTGGCGTTTATAACGATTTAAAAAACAGCAGCCAATATGCAGGGTACATGGGTGGTGGTTCTTTAGGTTTATCTAGAGATTACTACGTAGATGCAAAAGTTGCAGATAAATTGACTAAATACGAAATATTTGTTGCTAAAATGCTTCAAGAATTTGGTGATGATGAAGCTACAGCTAAGAAGAATGCTGCTACAATTGTTGCTTTTGAAACTAGCTTAGCAGAACCAATGATGACAAAGGAAGAACGTAGAGATACACGTAAAATCTACAATCCAATGTCTGTTGCAGAGTTAACAAAATTAGCACCAGCTATCGATTGGAAAGCTCATTTAGAAGGAATTGGTGTTACAGACTTAGAAACAATTATTGTTACAGATCCTGCTTATTTTAAAGCTATGAGTAAAATTTTTACACAAAGATCTGTAGAAGACATGAAATTATTATTCCGTTGGAACACTATAAACAGTTCTTTAAGCTCTTTATCTACAGACTTAGAAACTGCAAATTGGGAGTTTTATAGCAAAGAAATGCGTGGTGCTAAAAAACAACGTGCAAGAAACGAGCGTGCTTTAGGTAACTTAAACGGTGCCGTTGGTGAAGCTTTAGGTAAATTATACGTAGAAAAAATGTTTCCGCCAGAAGCAAAAGCAAAAGCAAAAGAAATGATAGACAATGTAATGTTAGGTTTCGAAAAAAGAATTGCTGGTTTAGAGTGGATGAGTGCAGAAACTAAAGAAAAAGCTTTAGAAAAATTAAATAAATTAACTGTAAAAATTGCGTATCCAGATGTTTGGAAAGACTACTCAGAATTACAAGTTAAAGGTTTAGACGAAGGCGGTTCTTATTTTGAAAACAGTATTAATGTTACAAAATGGAACTACAATAAAAACATGGCTAAACTAGGTAAAGAAGTAGACAGAACAGAATGGGGTATGTCTCCGCAAACTGTAAATGCTTATTTTAATCCTACAAATAACGAAATTGTATTTCCGGCAGCAATTCTACAGCCTCCGTTTTACGATTACAAAGCAGATGAAGCTGTAAATTATGGTGGAATCGGAGCAGTTATTGGTCATGAAATTTCTCACAGTTTCGACGATTCTGGATCACGTTTTGACGGTGACGGAAACCTTAAAAACTGGTGGACAGAATCAGATTCAGAAAAATTTGCAGTAATTGGTAAGCAATTGGTAAAACAATACTCAGATATTATTGCTATTGATTCTATGCACTTAAATGGCGAATATACGTTAGGTGAAAACATTGGCGATTTAGGTGGTGTACAAGCAGCTTACGAAGGTTTACAAATCTTCTTAGAAAAAAGCGGTAGACCAGAAAAAATTGATGGTTATACACCAGAACAACGTTTTTTCCTT from Polaribacter marinaquae encodes the following:
- a CDS encoding M13 family metallopeptidase, translated to MKTFNKVLFTTAIASFAFVACKEEKPEERSAGIIIENMDTSVKASDDFFRHVNGTWIDKTEIPEDRTSWGGFGELRKKTDEDVLTILNDAIAQKDFPKIKDAQGNEIDSDQEKAVNYYQTIMDTVARNKQGKAPVMPFLAKIEEIKTKKDVQNYITNMAPYGGAGFYGFGVYNDLKNSSQYAGYMGGGSLGLSRDYYVDAKVADKLTKYEIFVAKMLQEFGDDEATAKKNAATIVAFETSLAEPMMTKEERRDTRKIYNPMSVAELTKLAPAIDWKAHLEGIGVTDLETIIVTDPAYFKAMSKIFTQRSVEDMKLLFRWNTINSSLSSLSTDLETANWEFYSKEMRGAKKQRARNERALGNLNGAVGEALGKLYVEKMFPPEAKAKAKEMIDNVMLGFEKRIAGLEWMSAETKEKALEKLNKLTVKIAYPDVWKDYSELQVKGLDEGGSYFENSINVTKWNYNKNMAKLGKEVDRTEWGMSPQTVNAYFNPTNNEIVFPAAILQPPFYDYKADEAVNYGGIGAVIGHEISHSFDDSGSRFDGDGNLKNWWTESDSEKFAVIGKQLVKQYSDIIAIDSMHLNGEYTLGENIGDLGGVQAAYEGLQIFLEKSGRPEKIDGYTPEQRFFLSWGTIWRTKMRDEALKNLIMTNTHAPGMYRAYMPLKNVDAFYEAFDVKEGDKMYLKPEERVRIW
- a CDS encoding prolyl oligopeptidase family serine peptidase, with the translated sequence MFGILNIINTLTLIYPKTEKKPVVDTFFNTTVIDNYRWLEDDRSVETESWVKAQNKVTFNYLNQIYYRDQLKNRLANLWNYEKIGTPFIEGDYTYFSQNNGLQNQSVIYRTIDNSEPEIFLDPNTFSKDGTTSLGALSFSKDGKTAAYSISEGGSDWRKIIIIDVVSKKQKEPVIVDVKFSGISWYKNEGFYYSSYDKPTGSELSAKTDQHKLYYHKLGTSQEDDVVVFGEKKSEKHRYIGGYVTEDNRFLVITAQISTSGNKLFIKDLSEEKSTLKPIIETLESDTYVITNKASTLFLATNLNAPNKKVVTVDFSNPTPKNWQDFIPETEHVLAISKGANYLFANYMVDAVSKVFQFNFNGELIREISLPGIGSVAGFGGKIRAKELYFSFTNYNTPNSSYKFNPEDGSYQTYWKPKVAFNTDDYISKQVFYPSKDGTKIPMIITHKKGIELNGKNPTILYGYGGFNVSLTPSFSIANLVWMEQGGVYAVANLRGGGEYGKKWHNAGIKLKKQNVFDDFIAAAEFLIDNKYTSSEFLAIRGGSNGGLLVGAILTQKPTLAKVALPAVGVLDMLRYHTFTAGAGWAYDYGTANDNKEMFDYLKGYSPVHNVKKGTAYPATLITTGDHDDRVVPAHSFKFAAELQEKHTGKNPTLIRIETNAGHGAGTPIAKTIEQYADIFGFTLFNMGFKKLPKNLQNS